Below is a window of Sus scrofa isolate TJ Tabasco breed Duroc chromosome 3, Sscrofa11.1, whole genome shotgun sequence DNA.
ATGTTGGTAACGTCCAAGGAGGCCACCTCAGCTGCCTCTTCCCGCTGCTCCTTCAGGGCCCGACACTTCTCTAAGGAAGGGTTACCTGGGGCGGAAGAAGCTTGTGAGTCTCTCCTTGGCAGTCAAGGTCCTCCTGCAGCCCCCGGGGTGCGCCCAGCCTCACCCTTCATGCCTAGGGCTTCCAGCTCTGCCCGGAGAACACTCAGGCGTTCCTTGTGGGAGCGGCAGGAACCCAGCAGCTTCTTGTAGTTTCGATGGGCACCGCAGGCCCGGATGTAGCGCTTTAGCCTCATCACAGCTGGGTGGTCCTCACCAGGACGACCTGAGCCAGCCTGGCCAGGAAAGACAGCAGCTGAAGGCCACGCCTTCTGGGCTTGCGTCAAGAGCTCCCTCATCCCTAATGGCAGCCTCCCACCCCACCTTCAACCCTCACCTTCCCGCCTTTGGGTTCCGGACTGCCGTCggtggaagaggaagaggagctgcGTGTCCTGCCTTTCTTGGAGCTCTTCTTGGAAGAGCggttcttcctctccctcttgggGCTCCCCTCTGCCTCGATGTCACTCACCTCCTTCTCTGAGTCACTTGCCTCACCATTGATACTGCCCACCGTGGCTGTCTTACCAGTAGTTGGTGTCACCTTTCTCCAGCTGtcgtcctcctcctccgcctcaCTGCTGCCACTCTGCCTTTCCCCACCCTTCTGCTCGGTCCTGTCCCTGCTCTGCGCTAGGGGCTTTTCATCTTCATCACTGGTATCCCCACTGCCTGTGGCTgctttttccttctgttcctgGTCTCCCAGCAGTCTTCTGCCCTGCTTTTCTGCTTACAGCTTTGCTCCTCCCGAGCTGACCTTTTCCCTCCGTTGCTCTGGGCTCTGAGTTTCCActcctctctgttctctttctgctTGGCTAGGGTCTCctcctcactctgcttttcacTTTCCTGGTGGCTTCTagctccttcctttcctcccacctTCTTTCCTATCCTCTCGGCAGGTTCATCCTCACTGTCCTCACTCGCCTCCCTGGCCAGCTTCCGGCTGGCTGAGGCCCTGCCTGAGGCCTGCTTGTTCTTTGCCCCGGGCTTCTTCCTAGTCCTGCCCTTGGGTGCCTTTTCGTCTTCCTcatctttgttctctttctcttcctttccctcctcctctccctcactgCTCTCTCCTTTCCAGATCTTCCTCCTCCTGGCAgagccctcttcctcctcctcactgctCTCCTTCACCACCTCGTTTGCTAATCTGATCGTTGCAGTCAGGTCTCTCTGCTGTTCTTCCTCATCACTGCTCTCCTCAACTGCATTCTTCGAGGCACGCTTTGGCCTTTCATCCTCAGCGGGACTGACTTCTGCCGTCTCATTCTTTGCTGGGGGGCTGAAGCAGTCTGGGCTGGAGGCTGCAGAGCTGGGCTCTGGAAtgtggagagaagagaaggtTGGGAGAGGTTTCTCCTGTCACTTTCTTCCTCCACTTGGGATAAACTGCCTCTAATCCTGCTCTGACAGACGGAAGGGCAGTAGGAGACAGCGCTCAGTCTACCCTTTTCCTAGTGCCTGACGCACCCATCCAGCGCCCTCATCTAAGGCCTTGGGGCATAGCTCACGCGCAACAAGTAAATACGTTTTGAATGGACCACCTATGTAGAAAGCACTAACCTGACTCTGAATTGAAACGGAACCTTTTCCTCTCTCGGTCATGGCAGAGGGTGGGAGACCTCTTCGCCTTCTTGGCAAGGTCGAGCCTCTCTTCCTTGGCACCCGTTTCATCCACCTGTGTGGAGCATCAAGAGGGCAAAACATGAACCAAGGTTGTTTTCGGCCCCGCCCCCCTCAGGCTCCTCCGCCGCCGCCTCCACAACCCCCGCCTCTGGTGACCCCGGCTGGCGCCCTCACCTGCATCTTCAGCAGCTCCTCCTCCACTAGCCTCTTCAGCGCCTGCTTCTCCTCAGGTTCCAGGTGGTCGCGGCCGGCGTGAGCCAAGAACCTCTGCCGCACGATGGAGTGCGTAAGCGTGCTGCAGAAACACGTGTCAGGACAGAGTCCCCGTCCCGCCCCTGCCCTTTCCAACCCCAACGCCAACCTCCGGTGCACCTGAGGTCCGGGCGGCCTCGGAAGAAGCTACGGGTGAACTCCTGCATCTCATTCTCCCGCGCCATTTTGCTCCACCCAGAATACTGGTGGCTCCCGCCTTTTTTCTTCCCGGCCTCCGTCCACGCGTTTGACAGGAGCTTGCGCACGCGCAGAGTCGTAGAGCCGTGAGGCTAGCGACCGTTGAAGGTCCGTTGCGGGCCGCTTAGACCGAGAACTTTACCAGACAAAACTTGCTCTCCCCGGgcagtgtgtgtgtttggggggggggtgtctcgcagctccttcctcttttttttttttttttttttaagaacgaAGCGCTTCGAAAGTTTTCCTTAGAAACCGATTCGCAGCCCGCAACCTTTGGGTAACGCAATCAACCTGCGACGCTGCCTCCGTTCGTGATCACGGGCAGCAGTTAGGCCTCTGTGATTTtcgaaagacagaaagaaaagggcGTCCCCACCTAGAGACTAGGAATTCCAGGGAGAAATTCGTCTTGTGGCTTCAAATCGCTAAGCACATTCCAAGTCAGTAAGGAAGCCCTTCGGCAGCCGACATCTCTGTGACGTCTTCACGTCGCGGCGGCGCCATCTTCCGCGTATCCCCTGGAAACAACGCTCCTTTCACGGTGGTCCCTCGGAGCCACCCCCTGTGGTCAAGATCTCTGGGCGCGGTGGACTCTGGGAGTTGTAGTCCCAGCGAACACAGCCTAGCCGAGTCTCCGGAAGTGGAAGCGGAAGAGGCCGGGCCGAGGCGGCTTTCGGGTAGCGGGACCCCGGACTAGGTTTGGGGCGCCACTCCCGGACCCAGTCATGAACGGGCCGGCGGATGGCGAAGTGGACTACAAGAAGAAATACCGGAACCTGAAGCGGAAGCTCAAATTCCTCATCTACGTGAGTGCTGGGTGGAGTGGGAAGGTGGAGGGGGGTGAGGCCTGGCGCTGGTAGGACGTCCGTTTAGTTCTGTGTAAAGGGAGCAGGGTACTCTGTGGCCGGCTTCCGAGCCCCATTTACGGATGGCAGGTGGCTCAGCATCCACCTTGCCCTTGATACAGGAACACGAGTGCTTCCAGGAGGAACTGAGGAAGGCACAGAGAAAATTGTTGAAGGTGTCCCGGGACAAGAGGTGAGACAGGCTccgaggggaggagggagaccaGAGTAGATCTACATTCGGCCCCCACCCTGGAATGGGCCACAAATGCATGATGCCTGCCTGGGGACTGTTGTGAGGACGGGGCCAGTTCGAAGGGACGGGGGCTCAAGAGAACGTTGCAGAGATGGGAATAAACACTCATTGTTCCCCCCGCctctttcctcagtttcctcctagACCGACTTCTGCAGTACGAGAACGTGGATGAAGACTCTTCTGGTGAGCAGGGTCATGGAAAATTGGTGGAGGACATGCTCCTGGCGCTCCAGCCAGCTCACTGGGCCCTCCTTTTAGACTGGAGGCCAGTACACCTCTGGTGGTTCCTAAGCCTGGTTGCTTGCCCTCCACCTCCCCTGTTTGTTAACTCAAGTATTACTGGATATCTACTTCGTTTCAGGCACTGTGCTCTGCACAGGGAATGCAGTGGTGACTGAGATGCACAAAGCTTCTGGGAATTTGTATTGTAATTAGGTGTAATaagagagcaaagaaataaacTAGAGTTTTAGATTCGAAAGGCATAAAATCAGGGTGATATGGTAGTGATTGGAATAAAGCAGGGGTTGATAAACGTTCTCTGTAAAGAGCTAAgtaggcattcctgctgtggcacagtgggttaaagatccggccgCGTCACTGCAGCAGTtaaagcagtggtgtaggtcgaaggtgcagcttggatttgatccctggcctgagatcctcaggtgtggcctccatatgcttcaggtgcggcgaaaaaggggaaagagagcGGGAAAAGAGCCAAGTAGACTTTGCAGAACATATACCTTTTGTTTCAGCGTCTCAGCTGAATAaaagctgcagttgccggcctacaccacagctcacggcaacgccagatacttaacccactgagtgaggccagggatg
It encodes the following:
- the HIRIP3 gene encoding LOW QUALITY PROTEIN: HIRA-interacting protein 3 (The sequence of the model RefSeq protein was modified relative to this genomic sequence to represent the inferred CDS: inserted 1 base in 1 codon), which codes for MARENEMQEFTRSFFRGRPDLSTLTHSIVRQRFLAHAGRDHLEPEEKQALKRLVEEELLKMQVDETGAKEERLDLAKKAKRSPTLCHDRERKRFRFNSESEPSSAASSPDCFSPPAKNETAEVSPAEDERPKRASKNAVEESSDEEEQQRDLTATIRLANEVVKESSEEEEEGSARRRKIWKGESSEGEEEGKEEKENKDEEDEKAPKGRTRKKPGAKNKQASGRASASRKLAREASEDSEDEPAERIGKKVGGKEGARSHQESEKQSEEETLAKQKENREEWKLRAQSNGGKRSAREEQSCKQKSRAXRLLGDQEQKEKAATGSGDTSDEDEKPLAQSRDRTEQKGGERQSGSSEAEEEDDSWRKVTPTTGKTATVGSINGEASDSEKEVSDIEAEGSPKRERKNRSSKKSSKKGRTRSSSSSSTDGSPEPKGGKAGSGRPGEDHPAVMRLKRYIRACGAHRNYKKLLGSCRSHKERLSVLRAELEALGMKGNPSLEKCRALKEQREEAAEVASLDVTNIISGSGRPRRRTAWNPSGDAAPPGELYRRTLDSEEERPRPPPPDWSHLRGIISSDGESS